The following proteins are co-located in the Telopea speciosissima isolate NSW1024214 ecotype Mountain lineage chromosome 9, Tspe_v1, whole genome shotgun sequence genome:
- the LOC122639509 gene encoding microtubule-associated protein TORTIFOLIA1-like isoform X2 translates to MSSQASKPSKPSKPPNSSITTASSQASRSSSSSLSSHLAMVELKQRILNSLSKLSDRDTYQIAVEDLEKMIQTLSSDGNGVSILLNCLYDASNDPKPAVKKESLRLLALLCTTHSDYTLTHLTKIIAHIVRRLKDSDSGVRESCRDAIGTLSSQYLRGDADNGNIGSVVSLFVKPLFEAMGEQNKTVQAGAAMCMTRMIESAANPPVAAFQKLCPRISKFLNSQNFLVKAALLPVVASLSQVGAIAPQSLPVFLQSIHECLESTDWATRKAAADTLTALASHSSHLIADGTTSTITALEACRFDKVKPVRDSMTEALQLWKKIGGKGVDGIPDETKAVIHDGKSLESTELAGKSDTIKSNPDKTVGILKKKAPALTDKELNLEFFQKLETRGSGDLPVEVVVPRRCLNLSNSQDEGELEPTNRDPRDRLNQNVDPETDLQGSGNIKYRNLDRGAAGQFNKLLDPDEPARDKWNEQRALRGKDLNAIGPSEQRPLRGKDSKAIGFDVDDGNGFNERDDSSARACFAKLEGLSEGSLMNSKGNWLAIQRQLAQLERQQAHLMDMLQDFIGGSHESMITLENRVRGLERVVEDMARDLAISSGRRGSNFMMGYEGSSGRLFSKYNGLPDYTSTKLGRGSDGRIPFSERFLSSDGIVSGVRGRDPPWRPEVSDAWDSYNHGSSRNGNMGSRRALGGGSNDGRSPIAEHDSDQVGGRRAWDKGPGPVRLGEGPSARSVWQASKDEATLEAIRVAGEDGGTSRAAKKFAIPELTAEALGDDNVGQDRGPIWASWSNAMEALHIGDIESAYAEVLSTGDDFLLVKLMDRSGPVIDQLSNEIAAEVLHAVGQFVLEQNLFDVGFSWIQQLADMVMENGPDILGISMEGKREILLSLHEASSTMELPEDWEGVTPDQVMLQLASAWGVDLQQLDR, encoded by the exons ATGAGTTCACAAGCTTCCAAACCTTCTAAACCCTCAAAACCTCCAAACTCTTCGATCACAACAGCATCATCACAAGCGTCAAGatcatcctcttcctctctctcttcccaccTCGCCATGGTTGAACTGAAGCAGAGAATCCTCAACTCCCTCTCTAAGCTCTCCGACCGAGACACATACCAGATCGCAGTCGAAGACCTCGAGAAGATGATCCAAACCCTGTCCTCTGATGGCAATGGCGTTTCAATACTCCTCAATTGCCTCTACGACGCTTCCAATGACCCTAAACCCGCTGTCAAGAAGGAATCCCTGCGTCTCCTTGCCCTCCTCTGTACCACCCACTCCGATTACACTTTGACCCATCTCACCAAGATCATTGCCCACATTGTCCGGCGACTCAAAGACTCTGATTCCGGCGTTCGCGAATCCTGTCGTGATGCCATCGGAACATTATCGTCTCAGTACCTACGGGGTGATGCTGATAATGGGAATATTGGATCGGTCGTGTCATTGTTCGTGAAGCCTCTGTTTGAGGCAATGGGAGAGCAGAATAAGACGGTCCAGGCTGGCGCCGCAATGTGCATGACCAGAATGATTGAGTCCGCTGCGAACCCGCCTGTTGCTGCATTTCAGAAGCTGTGCCCCAGGATCTCAAAGTTCCTTAACAGTCAGAATTTCCTCGTCAAGGCTGCCCTTCTGCCTGTTGTCGCTAGTCTTTCTCAG GTAGGGGCAATTGCACCACAAAGCTTACCAGTATTTCTGCAAAGCATCCACGAGTGCCTTGAAAGTACAGATTGGGCAACACGTAAGGCTGCTGCCGATACATTGACTGCCTTAGCATCACATTCAAGCCACTTGATTGCAGATGGGACCACTTCCACGATAACAGCCCTTGAAGCTTGCCGATTTGATAAG GTGAAACCTGTCAGAGATAGCATGACTGAGGCACTGCAATTGTGGAAGAAGATTGGAGGGAAGGGAGTGGATGGAATCCCAGATGAAACTAAAGCTGTGATTCATG ATGGTAAAAGTTTGGAGTCAACTGAGTTGGCTGGTAAGTCAGATACGATAAAGTCAAATCCTG ACAAAACAGTTGGGATATTGAAGAAGAAAGCACCTGCATTAACTGACAAAGAGTTAAACCTGGAATTCTTCCAGAAACTtgaaaccaggggttcaggtgATTTGCCTGTGGAAGTCGTGGTCCCTCGCAGATGTCTTAATCTTTCCAATTCCCAAGATGAGGGAGAATTGGAGCCAACTAATAGAGATCCAAGGGACAGATTAAATCAAAATGTGGACCCTGAAACAGATCTTCAGGGTTCTGGCAACATTAAATACCGTAACCTTGATAGAGGAGCTGCTGGTCAGTTCAATAAACTACTAGATCCTGATGAACCTGCACGGGATAAATGGAATGAACAGAGAGCATTGAGAGGAAAAGACCTGAATGCTATTGGGCCATCTGAACAGAGACCATTGAGGGGAAAAGACTCGAAAGCCATAGGGTTTGATGTTGATGACGGGAATGGATTTAACGAGAGGGATGATTCTAGTGCACGTGCATGTTTTGCAAAACTTGAAGGCCTTTCTGAAGGATCTCTCATGAATAGCAAAGGAAATTGGTTAGCTATTCAAAGGCAGTTAGCACAATTGGAGAGGCAACAAGCCCACCTCATGGACATGTTGCAG GACTTTATTGGTGGGTCCCATGAAAGCATGATAACTTTAGAGAACAGAGTCCGGGGTCTTGAGAGAGTTGTTGAGGACATGGCACGGGATTTGGCGATATCATCAGGTAGAAGAGGTAGTAACTTTATGATGGGATATGAAGGTTCTTCTGGTAGGCTCTTCAGCAAGTATAATGGCCTCCCTGACTACACTAGCACCAAGTTAGGCAGAGGCAGTGATGGGCGGATTCCATTCTCAGAGAGGTTCCTCTCATCTGATGGTATTGTTTCAGGAGTGAGGGGAAGGGACCCCCCTTGGAGACCTGAGGTGTCTGATGCATGGGATTCTTACAACCACGGTAGTTCTAGAAATGGGAATATGGGCTCTAGAAGAGCCCTAGGTGGTGGTTCAAATGATGGCAGATCACCTATAGCTGAACATGATAGCGATCAGGTTGGTGGCCGGAGAGCTTGGGACAAGGGGCCTGGACCTGTTCGGCTCGGTGAGGGGCCTTCTGCAAGAAGTGTCTGGCAAGCATCAAAGGATGAGGCTACTCTGGAAGCAATTCGGGTGGCTGGAGAAGATGGCGGAACATCTCGAGCAGCAAAAAAATTTGCTATTCCAGAATTAACTGCTGAAGCTTTGGGAGATGATAATGTAGGTCAGGATCGGGGGCCCATCTGGGCTTCTTGGAGTAATGCCATGGAAGCACTTCACATAGGTGATATTGAGTCAGCATATGCAGAAGTTCTGTCTACAGGGGATGATTTTTTGCTTGTGAAGCTGATGGACAGATCAGGCCCTGTAATTGATCAGCTCTCTAATGAAATTGCAGCTGAGGTCTTGCATGCTGTAGGACAGTTTGTACTGGAACAGAACTTGTTCGATGTTGGTTTCTCTTGGATTCAACAG TTAGCTGATATGGTGATGGAAAATGGACCTGACATTTTGGGCATTTCAATGGAAGGCAAGAGAGAGATCTTGCTCAGTTTACATGAGGCCTCTTCCACCATGGAACTACCTGAGGACTGGGAAGGTGTCACACCTGACCAGGTGATGTTGCAGTTAGCATCAGCTTGGGGAGTTGATTTACAACAGCTTGATAGATAG
- the LOC122639509 gene encoding microtubule-associated protein TORTIFOLIA1-like isoform X1 produces MSSQASKPSKPSKPPNSSITTASSQASRSSSSSLSSHLAMVELKQRILNSLSKLSDRDTYQIAVEDLEKMIQTLSSDGNGVSILLNCLYDASNDPKPAVKKESLRLLALLCTTHSDYTLTHLTKIIAHIVRRLKDSDSGVRESCRDAIGTLSSQYLRGDADNGNIGSVVSLFVKPLFEAMGEQNKTVQAGAAMCMTRMIESAANPPVAAFQKLCPRISKFLNSQNFLVKAALLPVVASLSQVGAIAPQSLPVFLQSIHECLESTDWATRKAAADTLTALASHSSHLIADGTTSTITALEACRFDKVKPVRDSMTEALQLWKKIGGKGVDGIPDETKAVIHDGKSLESTELAGKSDTIKSNPGEARMESLVKETSNGSSPNSDSLSKTKGGSISDKTVGILKKKAPALTDKELNLEFFQKLETRGSGDLPVEVVVPRRCLNLSNSQDEGELEPTNRDPRDRLNQNVDPETDLQGSGNIKYRNLDRGAAGQFNKLLDPDEPARDKWNEQRALRGKDLNAIGPSEQRPLRGKDSKAIGFDVDDGNGFNERDDSSARACFAKLEGLSEGSLMNSKGNWLAIQRQLAQLERQQAHLMDMLQDFIGGSHESMITLENRVRGLERVVEDMARDLAISSGRRGSNFMMGYEGSSGRLFSKYNGLPDYTSTKLGRGSDGRIPFSERFLSSDGIVSGVRGRDPPWRPEVSDAWDSYNHGSSRNGNMGSRRALGGGSNDGRSPIAEHDSDQVGGRRAWDKGPGPVRLGEGPSARSVWQASKDEATLEAIRVAGEDGGTSRAAKKFAIPELTAEALGDDNVGQDRGPIWASWSNAMEALHIGDIESAYAEVLSTGDDFLLVKLMDRSGPVIDQLSNEIAAEVLHAVGQFVLEQNLFDVGFSWIQQLADMVMENGPDILGISMEGKREILLSLHEASSTMELPEDWEGVTPDQVMLQLASAWGVDLQQLDR; encoded by the exons ATGAGTTCACAAGCTTCCAAACCTTCTAAACCCTCAAAACCTCCAAACTCTTCGATCACAACAGCATCATCACAAGCGTCAAGatcatcctcttcctctctctcttcccaccTCGCCATGGTTGAACTGAAGCAGAGAATCCTCAACTCCCTCTCTAAGCTCTCCGACCGAGACACATACCAGATCGCAGTCGAAGACCTCGAGAAGATGATCCAAACCCTGTCCTCTGATGGCAATGGCGTTTCAATACTCCTCAATTGCCTCTACGACGCTTCCAATGACCCTAAACCCGCTGTCAAGAAGGAATCCCTGCGTCTCCTTGCCCTCCTCTGTACCACCCACTCCGATTACACTTTGACCCATCTCACCAAGATCATTGCCCACATTGTCCGGCGACTCAAAGACTCTGATTCCGGCGTTCGCGAATCCTGTCGTGATGCCATCGGAACATTATCGTCTCAGTACCTACGGGGTGATGCTGATAATGGGAATATTGGATCGGTCGTGTCATTGTTCGTGAAGCCTCTGTTTGAGGCAATGGGAGAGCAGAATAAGACGGTCCAGGCTGGCGCCGCAATGTGCATGACCAGAATGATTGAGTCCGCTGCGAACCCGCCTGTTGCTGCATTTCAGAAGCTGTGCCCCAGGATCTCAAAGTTCCTTAACAGTCAGAATTTCCTCGTCAAGGCTGCCCTTCTGCCTGTTGTCGCTAGTCTTTCTCAG GTAGGGGCAATTGCACCACAAAGCTTACCAGTATTTCTGCAAAGCATCCACGAGTGCCTTGAAAGTACAGATTGGGCAACACGTAAGGCTGCTGCCGATACATTGACTGCCTTAGCATCACATTCAAGCCACTTGATTGCAGATGGGACCACTTCCACGATAACAGCCCTTGAAGCTTGCCGATTTGATAAG GTGAAACCTGTCAGAGATAGCATGACTGAGGCACTGCAATTGTGGAAGAAGATTGGAGGGAAGGGAGTGGATGGAATCCCAGATGAAACTAAAGCTGTGATTCATG ATGGTAAAAGTTTGGAGTCAACTGAGTTGGCTGGTAAGTCAGATACGATAAAGTCAAATCCTGGTGAGGCAAGAATGGAGTCTTTGGTGAAGGAGACATCTAATGGTTCCTCCCCTAATTCTGATTCTCTTTCCAAAACTAAGGGTGGCAGTATTTCAGACAAAACAGTTGGGATATTGAAGAAGAAAGCACCTGCATTAACTGACAAAGAGTTAAACCTGGAATTCTTCCAGAAACTtgaaaccaggggttcaggtgATTTGCCTGTGGAAGTCGTGGTCCCTCGCAGATGTCTTAATCTTTCCAATTCCCAAGATGAGGGAGAATTGGAGCCAACTAATAGAGATCCAAGGGACAGATTAAATCAAAATGTGGACCCTGAAACAGATCTTCAGGGTTCTGGCAACATTAAATACCGTAACCTTGATAGAGGAGCTGCTGGTCAGTTCAATAAACTACTAGATCCTGATGAACCTGCACGGGATAAATGGAATGAACAGAGAGCATTGAGAGGAAAAGACCTGAATGCTATTGGGCCATCTGAACAGAGACCATTGAGGGGAAAAGACTCGAAAGCCATAGGGTTTGATGTTGATGACGGGAATGGATTTAACGAGAGGGATGATTCTAGTGCACGTGCATGTTTTGCAAAACTTGAAGGCCTTTCTGAAGGATCTCTCATGAATAGCAAAGGAAATTGGTTAGCTATTCAAAGGCAGTTAGCACAATTGGAGAGGCAACAAGCCCACCTCATGGACATGTTGCAG GACTTTATTGGTGGGTCCCATGAAAGCATGATAACTTTAGAGAACAGAGTCCGGGGTCTTGAGAGAGTTGTTGAGGACATGGCACGGGATTTGGCGATATCATCAGGTAGAAGAGGTAGTAACTTTATGATGGGATATGAAGGTTCTTCTGGTAGGCTCTTCAGCAAGTATAATGGCCTCCCTGACTACACTAGCACCAAGTTAGGCAGAGGCAGTGATGGGCGGATTCCATTCTCAGAGAGGTTCCTCTCATCTGATGGTATTGTTTCAGGAGTGAGGGGAAGGGACCCCCCTTGGAGACCTGAGGTGTCTGATGCATGGGATTCTTACAACCACGGTAGTTCTAGAAATGGGAATATGGGCTCTAGAAGAGCCCTAGGTGGTGGTTCAAATGATGGCAGATCACCTATAGCTGAACATGATAGCGATCAGGTTGGTGGCCGGAGAGCTTGGGACAAGGGGCCTGGACCTGTTCGGCTCGGTGAGGGGCCTTCTGCAAGAAGTGTCTGGCAAGCATCAAAGGATGAGGCTACTCTGGAAGCAATTCGGGTGGCTGGAGAAGATGGCGGAACATCTCGAGCAGCAAAAAAATTTGCTATTCCAGAATTAACTGCTGAAGCTTTGGGAGATGATAATGTAGGTCAGGATCGGGGGCCCATCTGGGCTTCTTGGAGTAATGCCATGGAAGCACTTCACATAGGTGATATTGAGTCAGCATATGCAGAAGTTCTGTCTACAGGGGATGATTTTTTGCTTGTGAAGCTGATGGACAGATCAGGCCCTGTAATTGATCAGCTCTCTAATGAAATTGCAGCTGAGGTCTTGCATGCTGTAGGACAGTTTGTACTGGAACAGAACTTGTTCGATGTTGGTTTCTCTTGGATTCAACAG TTAGCTGATATGGTGATGGAAAATGGACCTGACATTTTGGGCATTTCAATGGAAGGCAAGAGAGAGATCTTGCTCAGTTTACATGAGGCCTCTTCCACCATGGAACTACCTGAGGACTGGGAAGGTGTCACACCTGACCAGGTGATGTTGCAGTTAGCATCAGCTTGGGGAGTTGATTTACAACAGCTTGATAGATAG